The proteins below are encoded in one region of Arthrobacter sp. CJ23:
- a CDS encoding cytochrome c biogenesis CcdA family protein, which yields MNSPFAETILNGSLLLAVPVALLAGLVSFLSPCVLPLVPGYLGYVTGLTGVDLQKQKRGRMLAGIGLFVLGFSVIFVLLGGAFGQLGTLITGPQNAWITQLLGVLVIAMGVVFMGGFGWLQRDAKIHAKPPAGLWGAPLLGITFGLGWAPCIGPTYSAVQLLSLSGGSSAAKGALLAFVYSLGLGIPFLLIALAVRRGIGVMAFFRTHRLAIQRIGGGILVLLGILMATGVWGAWVTGLQYWFQTDVKLPI from the coding sequence ATGAACAGCCCTTTCGCCGAGACCATCCTGAACGGATCGCTGCTCCTTGCCGTGCCCGTTGCGCTGCTGGCCGGCCTGGTCTCCTTCCTCTCGCCGTGCGTGCTGCCCCTCGTCCCGGGGTACCTGGGCTACGTCACCGGACTCACCGGCGTCGACCTCCAGAAGCAGAAGCGCGGCCGCATGCTGGCCGGTATCGGCCTGTTCGTGCTGGGTTTTTCGGTGATTTTCGTGCTGCTGGGCGGTGCCTTCGGGCAGCTCGGAACGCTCATCACCGGCCCGCAGAACGCCTGGATCACGCAGCTGCTGGGTGTCCTGGTCATTGCCATGGGCGTGGTGTTCATGGGCGGCTTCGGCTGGCTGCAGCGCGACGCCAAGATCCACGCCAAGCCTCCGGCCGGCCTGTGGGGCGCGCCGCTGCTGGGCATCACCTTCGGGCTCGGCTGGGCGCCGTGCATCGGGCCCACCTATTCCGCGGTCCAGCTGCTGAGCCTGTCCGGCGGGTCCTCCGCGGCCAAGGGCGCACTCCTGGCCTTTGTCTATAGCCTTGGCCTTGGCATCCCGTTCCTGCTGATCGCCTTGGCGGTCCGGCGCGGAATCGGCGTCATGGCCTTCTTCCGCACCCACCGCCTGGCCATCCAGCGGATCGGCGGAGGGATCCTGGTCCTTCTCGGAATCCTCATGGCCACCGGGGTGTGGGGCGCCTGGGTGACCGGGCTGCAGTACTGGTTCCAAACCGACGTGAAGTTGCCGATCTGA
- a CDS encoding cytochrome c biogenesis protein ResB translates to MSEPVKAKKKSAAKSAAPALDEAKAEAALPMLGVKGMLRWAWTQLTSMRTALFLLLLLAVAAVPGSLFPQRPANPSIVTQYIKDHPDYGKILDALQLYDVYSSAWFSAIYILLFVSLIGCVTPRAIAHYKAMRSQPPRTPKRLSRLPEYGTLVLPADAGIPASRAITDAAGLLRKRGYRVEVRDADGAMPNLGAERGFLKEVGNLVFHTSLIGVLVSVAAGGLFGYSGQRILVEGDTFVNTLVGYDQFTPGTNFQSSWLQPYSIQLDKFEVKFDRESPKKFGQPIDFTADVTTKDNPDAPAQKQVLKVNDPVSLGDTSIYLTGNGYAPVVTVRDGAGNIAMQGPVVAKLQGDNYYSSVVIKVPDAKPEQLGFAGFFLPTAFVTDDGISFSGDPELINPQMSLNSYYGDLGLDKGVPQNVFELDVKGLKQLNGRDLPTKGITLAPGMTYTLPDGKGSISFDGVKKYVGVDIHHNPGQLYALVFGLLAVAGLVLSLYLNRRRVWVRTGTHHDGRTMVEYGLLARGEDHRLAGEAAALRELFSREWQLAEQADAPTVSSSTSKDN, encoded by the coding sequence ATGAGCGAGCCCGTGAAAGCCAAGAAGAAGTCCGCCGCCAAGTCCGCGGCTCCCGCACTCGACGAGGCCAAGGCCGAGGCCGCGCTGCCGATGCTGGGGGTCAAGGGCATGCTGCGCTGGGCCTGGACCCAGCTGACCAGCATGCGCACGGCACTGTTCCTGCTGCTCCTGCTGGCCGTGGCGGCCGTCCCCGGCTCCCTGTTCCCGCAGCGCCCGGCCAACCCCTCGATCGTCACCCAGTACATCAAGGACCACCCGGACTACGGCAAGATCCTGGATGCACTGCAGCTGTACGATGTCTACTCCTCGGCCTGGTTCTCGGCCATCTACATCCTGCTGTTCGTCTCGCTGATCGGCTGCGTCACCCCGCGCGCCATCGCGCACTACAAGGCCATGCGCTCCCAGCCGCCGCGCACCCCCAAAAGGCTCTCCCGGCTCCCCGAGTACGGCACACTCGTGCTGCCCGCCGACGCCGGGATCCCGGCGTCGCGCGCCATCACGGACGCCGCCGGGCTGCTCAGGAAGCGCGGCTACCGCGTGGAAGTACGGGACGCCGACGGCGCCATGCCGAACCTCGGTGCGGAGCGCGGCTTCCTCAAGGAAGTCGGCAACCTGGTCTTCCACACCTCGCTGATCGGCGTCCTGGTGTCCGTGGCCGCCGGCGGCCTGTTCGGCTACAGCGGCCAGCGCATCTTGGTGGAGGGCGACACCTTCGTGAACACCCTGGTGGGCTATGACCAGTTCACTCCGGGCACCAACTTCCAGAGCAGCTGGCTGCAGCCGTACTCCATCCAGCTGGACAAGTTCGAGGTCAAGTTCGACCGCGAATCACCCAAGAAGTTCGGCCAGCCGATCGATTTCACCGCCGACGTCACCACCAAGGACAACCCGGACGCGCCCGCCCAGAAGCAGGTGCTCAAGGTCAACGATCCCGTCAGCCTCGGCGACACCAGCATCTACCTGACCGGCAACGGCTACGCGCCGGTGGTCACCGTCCGCGACGGCGCCGGCAACATCGCCATGCAGGGGCCCGTGGTGGCGAAGCTGCAGGGCGACAACTACTACTCCTCCGTGGTCATCAAGGTCCCCGACGCCAAGCCGGAGCAGCTCGGCTTTGCCGGCTTCTTCCTGCCCACCGCGTTCGTCACGGACGACGGCATCTCCTTCAGCGGCGACCCCGAGCTGATCAACCCGCAGATGAGCCTCAACTCGTACTACGGCGACCTCGGCCTGGACAAGGGCGTGCCGCAGAACGTCTTCGAACTGGACGTCAAGGGCCTCAAGCAGCTCAACGGCCGCGACCTTCCCACCAAGGGCATCACGCTCGCCCCGGGCATGACGTACACCCTGCCGGACGGCAAGGGCAGCATCAGCTTTGACGGCGTCAAGAAGTACGTGGGCGTGGACATCCACCACAACCCGGGCCAGCTTTACGCGCTGGTCTTCGGCCTTCTCGCCGTGGCCGGCCTGGTCCTCTCCCTGTACCTGAACCGCCGCCGCGTCTGGGTCCGCACCGGCACCCACCACGACGGCCGCACCATGGTGGAATACGGCCTCCTGGCCCGCGGCGAGGACCACCGGCTCGCCGGCGAAGCCGCAGCACTCCGCGAACTCTTTAGCCGGGAATGGCAGCTTGCCGAGCAGGCGGACGCCCCCACCGTCTCTTCCTCAACCTCGAAGGACAACTAA